TCAAAGAACCTTTCTGCGTCTCTGATGTACAGCTCTGCGTTCTCCAAGACGCTTGCAAACTCTTTTGTGTCCTTGTAGTGCGGGGCAATCTGCTCAAGAGCACGTCTGACCATTGGAACGTATTTTTTCATCATCTGTGCGGATATCTTTTGTATCTTTGACGTGTTGTCTTCTGGCGCATCGACGCATCTTGCAAACGCCTTGAGCGCGTCCGATTCCGTAAAATGCATCGTGCCCGGAATGATTATGGTGTGCGGCGCTTCTCCAAAGTCCTCGTTTAACATGCTGCCTATATTTCCCGCCGTTATGCTCTGATTGGGAAATCCTATTCTTGACGCAACTATTGCATACGTGGAATCTGAGATCGCCTTTCTTGCCTGCTCTTTTTCTGCCGCAAGCAGGCTCTCAAACGCCGCTACTGGTTCCAGAAAAAAGCTCTTGTTCTGGTTGTATTCTAGGAGGACGACGGTGTGGTTTCCAAGCTTTAGGTTCTCAAATATGGTATAGTATGCCGTGGTGGAAGGTATGGTGCTCATTATGGTCACCGTCTTTCCCACCTTGTAGTAGTGGAGGCCGCACTCGCCAATCAGCGACGTGAGTGCAGATGATGCATGTATTGTGTCCGTCTTGATGCCCTGCTGGATCGCCCTGACTCGCAGCTCGATGTGGGTCGTTGCAATGTATGGGTCCCCATATGACAGCAGGACCGTGTTTTTTTCCTTTGCCGTCTCTAGTATCTCGCGTCCGTCCTCTACAAGCCAGCGGGGGCCTAGCTTGAACTCGCCGCGTACTAGTTCTCGTATTTTTTGCGTCTCCGCATCAGTTATTGGACTTGTGAACTGCTCAAGATACACCACATCTGACTCTGAGACTATCTTTTGCGCTCTAGCTGAGAGCGAATCCGGACCAGTTATTCCAAGACCTATGAACCAGAGCATTACTTGCTCTTCTTGGAGTCGTCCAGTCTCTTCAAGTGGTGCAGGGTGTTCTTTATGACCTCGATTCCTCGCAAAAACTCTGATATCGAGACCCGCTCGTCCATCGTGTGAGACGCGTGCGGATCGCCAGGACCGTACGTTACAACTGGGATGTTCCATAATGTGCCAATTACGTTCATGTCACCAGTACCTGTCTTCCGGATGAGTGCCGGTCTTGTGTGCTCTACGTCCATCACTCCAAGTGTGAATGCGCGAACAAGCGGTGAGTCCATCGGGGCCTCAAACGGCTCCGTCTCGTCTATTACAGAATACATTGCCTCGATTCCCTCCCTGTTTGCAAGCTCTGTCACCTTTGTCGCAATCTTTTCACCGACCATCTTTACGTTCATCGTGACCGGGATTCGAATGTCCATTGTGGTGGTACATTCTTTTGGAGTGACGTTGTGGCTATCGCCTCCCTTTACCTCAGTTATGGTGCATGTGAGCATCATTCCCTTTGACTTACCCTCCTGGTTTGACTCTAGGTGGTTT
The Candidatus Nitrosotenuis cloacae DNA segment above includes these coding regions:
- the dph5 gene encoding diphthine synthase — its product is MLWFIGLGITGPDSLSARAQKIVSESDVVYLEQFTSPITDAETQKIRELVRGEFKLGPRWLVEDGREILETAKEKNTVLLSYGDPYIATTHIELRVRAIQQGIKTDTIHASSALTSLIGECGLHYYKVGKTVTIMSTIPSTTAYYTIFENLKLGNHTVVLLEYNQNKSFFLEPVAAFESLLAAEKEQARKAISDSTYAIVASRIGFPNQSITAGNIGSMLNEDFGEAPHTIIIPGTMHFTESDALKAFARCVDAPEDNTSKIQKISAQMMKKYVPMVRRALEQIAPHYKDTKEFASVLENAELYIRDAERFFEQGKDELAILSIGYADGLVDALRIAKGIEPEM